In Erpetoichthys calabaricus chromosome 4, fErpCal1.3, whole genome shotgun sequence, one genomic interval encodes:
- the LOC114641270 gene encoding olfactory receptor 10A2-like, whose amino-acid sequence MSNTSSDFIIVGFPGLQDYQNILFIVFLAIFLVTFIGNVTILLLVVADQRLHTPMYIFLWNLALLDVLMAVALIPKLLSVFLSHKTVSFTECFVQMYFVISFGATEIFLVAAMAYDRYVAVVKPLHYNVIINFKTCLNIITSVWVCGFIVPIVSVITAAIQPYCASKEIMHCFCDYPDVISLACADVTFYANFTLYLAMIVIYGPLLFVLWTYCRIVYAVIKLKSAESRKKAFSMCISHVIIVLMYYISCAIVYIGLKINNISYDGRVFIGSLNYFFTPMMNPIIYSLRNEQIKAAVKKYLNLHALFHRTDKKKTSAAVHRTATES is encoded by the coding sequence ATGAGTAACACAAGCAGCGATTTCATCATTGTCGGATTTCCAGGACTGCAGGACTACCAGAAtattctgtttattgtatttttggcTATTTTCTTGGTAACTTTCATTGGAAACGTCACCATTCTGCTGTTAGTTGTAGCCGATCAGCGGCTTCACACGccaatgtacatttttctttggaaTTTAGCTCTGTTAGATGTATTAATGGCAGTGGCACTCATACCAAAGCTGCTCTCCGTGTTTCTGTCTCATAAAACGGTGTCCTTTACAGAATGTTTTGtacaaatgtattttgtgatCTCTTTTGGAGCAACTGAAATTTTCTTGGTGGCAGCAATGGCTTATGACCGCTATGTTGCAGTAGTGAAGCCTCTACATTACAATgtcattataaattttaaaacatgCTTAAATATCATAACCTCTGTTTGGGTTTGTGGCTTCATAGTACCCATTGTATCTGTAATTACAGCAGCCATCCAGCCATACTGTGCTTCAAAGGAAATCATGCATTGCTTTTGTGATTATCCAGATGTGATATCATTAGCTTGTGCTGATGTGACGTTTTACGCTAATTTCACATTATATCTTGCAATGATTGTTATCTATGGACCTCTGCTGTTTGTTCTTTGGACTTACTGTAGAATAGTGTACGCAGTAATTAAACTCAAGTCTGCCGAAAGCAGAAAGAAAGCATTTTCTATGTGTATCTCCCACGTGATTATAGTTCTGATGTATTACATTTCCTGCGCCATCGTCTACATAgggctaaaaataaataacatctccTATGATGGACGTGTTTTCATTGGGAGTTTGAATTACTTTTTTACCCCCATGATGAACCCAATCATTTACAGCTTGCGAAATGAGCAAATAAAAGCAGCAGTGAAAAAATATCTGAATTTGCATGCACTTTTTCAtagaacagacaaaaaaaaaacatcagcagCAGTTCATAGAACAGCAACAGAAAGCTAA